The Neurospora crassa OR74A linkage group I, whole genome shotgun sequence genome segment CAATGGCTGGCTCTGGCACAGGCCGTCTTCAACACGCAAGCTGCCCGGTGGGACACGCAGAAATGTGGTGGGGGGCTCCGCTGGCAGATCTTCGCCTGGAACCAGGGCTACGACTATAAAAACTCCATTTCCCAAGCATGTTTCTTCAACATTGCCGCCCGCCTCGCTCGGTACACGGGCAACCAGTCATATGCGGATTGGGCCGATAAGACGTGGGATTGGATGATCTCGTCCAAGTTCATGGATACGCAGACTTACTACATTTACGATGGGGCACATACAAGCAATTGCTCCGAGATCACTCCTTATCAATGGACGTATAACAGCGGTGCCTTCCTTCTAGGCGCCGCAGCCATGTACAACTATACCACGGGAAACACGAAAGAGGTCTGGCGAAGCCGAGTCGATGGCCTAATCAACGGTCTTGGTGTCTTCTTTACAGGCCCGCAACGTAATATCATGACAGAAGTCGCCTGTGAGCCTGTCAACCTGTGCGATCTTGACCAGCAGAGCTTCAAGGCATACCTTTCGCGCGCCATGGCCGCCACGACAAAGTGGGCGCCATGGACATATCATCGCATCAAGCCTCTTCTAAAATCCACAGCTATAGCTGCCACATCCACGTGCATCGGCGGCAGCAACGGTCGTATGTGCGGACTCAAGTGGACGGAACACGGCAAATGGGACGGCACAACGGGGGTTGGCCAGCAGATGGCTGCGATGGAGCTTGTCCTGGCCAACATGATCGAGCAGGTCGCCGCTCCCGTTACTAACCATACGGGCGGCACGAGCGCAGGAAACCCAGGAGCCGGCGGCGGGGATGTTGGTAAGACGAATCCGTTTAGCATTGCGGTTCCTTATTCGCCGCTTAGCACTGCCGACCGAGTCGGTGCATGGATCATCACCGCTGTTATTATCTTGGGGCTGGTTTGTGGATGCGTCATGCAGGTTCTGGACGAAAAGAGCAATTTGAAGACATGGCAAAGGCTTTCAACTCTCCATCCGGACGTTTTCTACGCCTGTGGTAAACACTGGCGGCCTGGGCATGGAAAGACCGACCGCGACGGGCATGGAATCGAAGTTGAGGGTCATTATGATTGCAATCGACCGCGCTTCGACATCGATGACACCTGTGCTTTCCAAGGCGAATGCTACGATGGTGATTGTGGCCACATTGCCGATagcaaggagaaggacaCCGTAATCGAAATTCACAAGGAGTACGCCGACCACAGACACAGCTGGCACGGGGTTCCGCCGCCCCCGCCACCGTCCCAATCTTCAGCTCGTTATTCATCTACTCTCTGCGCCGGAAGCAAAAGTGGAAGCAGCGGAAGTGGCTTTGGAGGTAAGAGAATGCCTCCGGCCAACAAGAGCATTATCTCCAACCGCCTCAACCATCTGAACCACCGCCACAGCGTGCTGCAAAAACTGCAAAcacagcagcatcagcatcaacagcagcTGCTGCATGAGAACAGCAGCCACATGCATGTGCAAGTCCCGCATACCCCCCTCCGCCACGACGATCACCACAACCGCTGCTTCCATAGTAACAGCGATAAATCCCCTCACAGCGCCTGGCGTAGTCGCCACAACCATCCCAGCACCCAGCCGTCTTACTACTGGGACCTAGACAACACCAACGGCATCGATCCCGCACGGCGCGTGTCCCAACTCTCGGGGATCTCTGCGCTCCCAGGAGGTGTGTCGGGCTTGGTACCTGATAGCGCGACTGGGTCTACCCCGAATCCCAAGCGTCAACCTGACCACAGCAGATCAGACGAAACAACTGGCAACAGCGTACCGGCTGAGTTCAGAGCTCGGGATAGCCATGACCATCGCCGTGAAGAGCAGGGAGAGGGGGTTATTGTCAGTAATGGAATCATAAACGGAAACGCCGCTCTCGGTGACAGGATCAAGAACTGGAGGTTGGCGGAtaaggagaggagagaggcgAGGAATAATAGGGGCGGTGGAAATCAGTTTGCGTGGGATAGTAGTGAGAGTCTTTATTGGGGTAGTTGATGGAGGAGTTAGCAGGAGAGTGTCTGCGCTTTCTCAGGGATGAATGGGAGGTTTTGAGGATGTTTTGGCTACGTTTTGGTGTTTAAGACTCATTTGGTATGTCATGCATGGTATTGCTAAGGTCCGGCATCTCCATTAACTTTGGGTTGAGTTTGGAGTGTCTTATGGATAGGAGGGATGACCAGCAGGTACATCATTTCCTTTTTATTGTAATGTACCTACTATGTTGCTCTGCATTGGTTATTCTATTCCTTGCATCTTCAATCTGCTTTTATGCTGTCGCAGAAGGTATTCTTTGGTTAACCCAGCGACATGCATTGATTACAGCCATATTGCTGTGTGGTTATAGCTCCCCCTTGCCAAGCCTTTCCTATTTCGGAagtttgtttactttccaTCGCTCGCCAAACCCGGATTTACTCTTCGCAGTTCGTGATGCATCATGCGTATGCCTTTTAGCCGATCTACCGCCAATTCCCCATCAGGATACTACACTACCGTCCTAGCACGCAATATGGTTTTAATCGGATCGGAAATAAGAAAACTTCTTAACCCACCCCCGAGGCGCGATCGTCATCGATTTGAGCCACGTTTCGTCGACCATTTTGCCATGACTCCGCTCGACATGGGCACAGTTATAGTAACACCATAAATGACACCGCAAACTGAATAACACCGTAAATGATACGGCATAATACTACTGCAACTACATTGCAACATGAATGCGAGCGCACATGAATGAGTAGAAcgaaaaaggaaggggaaaaaacaAGAAGGGAAGGTGGGTTTTCCCGAGGCTCAGGTTACAATGAATGCGACCGGGTCGGAGGTCGGAAGTCGGAAGTCGGAGGTCGGGGTCGGGGTCTGGTCGAAAGCCCGCGCGGGGTCATGAGGATGATCTTGTACCAAAATTGAACTAGCATGGATTCACCGTCGAGAATGAGAATTGAAGCGAACGGAACGGTGAGTCGATTGCGGGGGGAGGAACATCATTATTCAGGAAGGAGATTAGACGATTATGGAAGGTAGTGAGCAACAGCCGAGCAATGGCGACAGTAACCAAACAAGAGGGAAGGTCCATAAAAACGTAAAAGGTCCCCCCGCCTGCTAGGGCAGTCACATACACTACATCGCACCGATATCATTCATCATTCCAGCAGTTGTGCGTTTGTGCTGGTGCACATGTTACATGCTTTATCCGGCGGCGATACCTGTCGACCGACATACAAAGGTTCACTCAACTCCGCAGTTCTGACTCCCGACGAGACAAAAGTCTTTCTCGTCCGCGTGAGcgtcactcactcactcgcGAACGAACGAACCCCGCGCCAGTAACATGTCAATGTGTTGAGGTTGTACCACTTCTACACCGTGACCCGCGACACAAACACCCAGAGACGAGAAGAGCgggggaaggagaaaagtGGTTGGGATTGAGTACGCAGGAGAGGTGTCAGTGAACATTCAGCAAGCCATTGAGAGCAAGCATCTCAAAACAGAGAGTGAGAAGACGAGTGGCTACCATCTTGGAGACCTCGATTGAAAGTCGTTGGAAGCCCACCTTTTATGCTTGCCCAAATCAAAAGCTCGTCGAAGACAAGTTAAATCTAAAATCGACAGCGTCTTTTGTTGGACAAGAGGGGCAGACTAAGACTGTCTGTGCGGTTGTTATTCTAGCAACTTGGGCTCATCACCTCAACTCCCCGTTTCCCAAACGACGGCATCCAACCACGGCGCATTTTTACCAAATACCACtacgacgacaacaagaaAGCAACCGCCAAGATGCTAACCCCCacgaccctcctcctcttaaGCCCTCTCCTCtacctcctcaccctcctcttccgcacCGCTCTCTACCGCCTCCGCGCCCGCTCCCTAGGTTGCAGCCCCGTGGCGGTCTACCCACATAAGGACCCTATTCTGGGACTGGACCTGTTCCGCGAAAGTTTGCGAGCCATGAACACGCAtgcgctgctgccgctgtggGACGCTCGATTCAAGAGATATGGCAACACGCACTACACGCTGACGTTGGGGAAATGGGTACTGATGACGAACGAGCCGGAGAACGTCAAAGTGATTTTGGGCACGAAGATGGCCGAGTGGCCGATTGATGGACCACGGTTGCATGCGTCTGTGGCGGTTTTGGGAAAGAAGagtatttttactactaaCGGGGCTCAGTGGTATGTCGTCTCCATGTTCTTTGGTCGGTTTCGGGTCATGATAATGGAGTGGATTTTGGTTGTGTTGTGAAAGGAAGCTAATGAATCGTCATTGCACTACTGTAGGCGCGAGGCTCGAGGAATGATCAGACCTTCGTTCGTCAGGGACCAAGTCGCCGACCTTCATTGCTTTGCCAAACACGTCGGCAACTTTCTCAACGCCATTCCCAAGGACGGATCGACCTTTGACATGCAGGAACTCCTGCTTTCTATGACCATGGACTCGTCTACCGATTTCCTGCTCGGTTGCTCCACAAACTCTTTGCTCCAACCCTCGCCCGAAGCCAAGCAGTTCCTCGAAGATTTTGAGTACACCAGCCGTGAGGCCGCCAAGAAGTCTCGACTTGGAACGCTTCTCAATTGGTTGCCAAACGGGGAGTTCCAGGCGACTGTGACAAGAGTGCGCGAGTATGTGCGAGCCTACATAAGGAAGTCCCAGGCGGAGAAGACcgacaagaaggaaagagactACGTTTTCCTGCATGAGATTTTGAAGTCCGGCGCCGATGAGGAGCACGCCATCGACCAGGTCTTGTCCGTTATTATTGCCGGAAGAGACACCACGGCTGCGGCGATGACGGCGTGTTTCTACTACTTGGCTCGCAATCCGGAGGCAGTAAAGAAATTGAGGAAGGAGATCTTTGATATGGAGGACGAGATGCCGACCTGGGAGCAGCTCAAAAACATGAAGTATCTGAACATGATAATCAAAGAAGGTGAGTATTGTGCCCGGGAGATAGAACTTATGGAGAAATCGCCTTATTGCTAACAACAAACTTGAAGGTTTGCGGCTGTTCCCTCCCGCATCAACTAACTCCAGAGCGCCGATCAAGGACACGGTCCTACCCCGAGGTGGTGGCCCAGATGGCAAACAACCCATCCTTGTGCCCAAGGGCCAAGTCGTTAGGTGGTCGCTGTACAGTCTTCATAGACGTAAGGATATCTGGGGAGAAGATGCCCATGAGTTCCGTCCAGAGCGGTGGGATGAAAACCTTCGGGTCGGGTACGTGATTTTGTTTTTCCCTCTGTCAGTCTCTCTATCCGGAACTTCTTGTGGCTGACACAGCTTCCTCTTCGCTGAACAGATGGGAGTACATTCCGTTCTCCGGAGGCCCGCGTATATGCCTGGGCCAGCAGTTTGCGCTTACCCAGATCGAATACGCCCTTTTCAAGTTCTTCCGTGCCTTCAAGAGCATCGAACCCCGGGATGACAATGGCCCGCTGCTGCTTCGCACGAATCTAACTGTGACCTTTGCGAAAGGCTGTCTGGTCAGTGCGACACCCGACTCTAACTAGGTGGTAACACCTCTGGAGAGGGGACTGAGAGGCGGAAGAGATCCAGAGATGTCGTTAGGTAGCATGCGATTTGGTTGTTGCTTTCGGTGTTTTAAATCTGTGTCTCGCGATATGAAGAACAGTCTGTATTTCGGCCAGTCCTGGACGCACAAGAAGCGTTTGCATTTacttgtttttgttgttagGTCTGCTGTGTTCAGTTGCACAACATACCATACGGAATAGTATGAGGAGTGTGTCAACCTTGTACGACAACACAAGATTGTCCGGGTGATCTTACAAGTAACAACCACGACGGCTGAGCTTGACAAGCGTCCTAGCTGTCTGTCGGCTTGACACTTGCTGCACCTTTAGCCGCGAATGCGGCCCCGAGCAACTGAGCAAGCCCCGATTTCGAGTTTTGTACCAAATTGTCTGGATTTTGTTGAGCATGTTGGGTCCTCCTTTTCGCTAGAGTGCTGTGTCTGTTGTGCCCGATATTCTCCTTGACTGTTGCACGGGCTTTACCTACGGTATATCGTCTAGGTGCGACCGACAGAATGACGGGATGGCTAACCAGGAGCGACCTTGTGCATAGCTTTGCGGCCATGTTTCTGGCAGCAAGAAGTTGCCATGACCCTGACTGCGTAGATTGGTGTTCGGGTTTGTTTCTCTCCAGTGATAGCACCTCCGTCGTCACTGGAAACCTATGGTAGTCTAGTGGTCTTGCGCAAGATGTAGAGAATCAGCGCCAACATCGCGAGTTGGCTGAGATAGCACAGATTGTTGGTTGCCTAATGGAACAAAATCTGCATGCGTGTCAAATCTGGTGTTTCTCAGGTTTCGTAGCGTGGTGATTTCTCTTTGGCCACGAGGAAGAGCTGCGCGATGATGAGATGGGAAGGTGGAAAGTGAAAGGGATGACTATGAATTAGGTTTTCATAGAACGGCCATAGGAGGCCGATACTGGACATTGGACAATGTCCAAATAGGAGGGAAGCACAGATTTGTCAACTACTTAGTCCTTGAGGAAAGAGCATTCGCCGAATCCTCACCAAGTGTGATGCCGGCCCGGGGCATTCTTTCCGATCTTGGAAAGTGGACCGAGTGGTGCAGTGgtttccatccatctccgaCCTGCTGGCAAATGGGAGTTTAGGAtgaccttttttttgtcgtttttcttttttcggcAAATCTTTCTCTGTTTGACGTTTCTTCCTCCGTTCTTAAGTTCCAATCACAAACCTGACATCGCCCTAGCGTGTGACTATCCATACGTTTCCGTGTTTCTGATGTCAAGCtacttcgtcttcttccccgTTCATTGCCAGGCGCATCTTGGTCAATGCTGCCGTATTCAACCCACCAGTGCACTTCATTGATCTTGCATATCTGGGGGTGGCAACATGGGCTCAATTTCAAAGGAAGAGATGCCCACCAGGCTCGCCAGCTCGGCTCTCCCTTCCTATACTCGCCATAATGTGCGCAGCCTTTCTGTCTTATTCTCAGACTGACCAAGAACTCGTTCAAGCTTAGAACACTAGTAATGTCGACAAGCAGTTCCCTGCGATTACAACCTTGGCCGCCGCAACACATTAACATCAACGTTGAGTTACTCGAAGCTCCTGACGCTCAGCTGCCGAGCATACCAAGAGCAACCGAGTTTCCGTGATCCATCATACCGACACACTCTTGATACTCATTTAGAGGCTCTCGACAGTCTGCTTCAGTTTCACTCCACTGATGCTCTGAAAATAAGAGCTGGGtatttcttctcttcgtcaaCGACCGCCTTGAACGCAAGGCCATCACCCGCTCTCGGGATCTGCAGAGGTAGCTATCATTCAAACATCCCTTGATATTATCCCGCATACGGCAAGAGACCTTAGCGCTAAGCATGATTACTTGCCAGAAATCACCCACGCATATCTCTGTACATCAAAGGTATTAACCTCTCGAGATGGCTCAAGACAACATTTCCGCCGACCAGTCTCGAATTGTTTCCGACCAAGAACCGGAATACAAGTTTGGAGTGGTTGATATTGGTATCATTGTGGCCTCTTGTGTCATCTTGGTATCCGTCTTCGTCGGTCGATTCTACATCCGCAGGTTACAGCACCGTCGACAGCTGGACATGGAGTTCCAAGCCCGGCAGAGAGACCTGGAGGCTTTGTACGAAGAAAACGGCAAACAACGAGTGACCAGTATGGCATCATATATCGGCTCTGCTGAGCCATCAGTACTTAAAGACGACGTCATTATCCAGCCCAAGATCAACAATGGGTCTGAAAAGCAGGTGCTGAAGCCTCCCCTTTGGCGTTACATCAACTCGAAACACCAGCGTAACGGCTCAGTCACACTCGCTATTCCACTTCACAACCGGGATAACTAGGTCCTTTGACCTGCAACTTCTGTTCACCGGTGGATCATTGGGTCCACCACCTTTCGGTCCAGAAGCTATTCACTCCTTCTAATTAAGATTTCCCGATGAGCCTCATCACATCTGCtgtttcttccttctttctttttttctggttCAGTTCAGTCACGTTGAGGTGCATAATCAGGGGTTATACCGGTACCAGGTTTACGTGGGTTTTGAGGGAGGTGGAAGTTCACTCCGCAGCTGTCGGTGTCGTTTGCAACCTATGGCCGCCCTTTGGCGTCGCAAGCCACGCATCTAAAAGGTTGTCAAGTTTCATTTCGCAAATGATCAGAAGGGAATCTGATTGGGGGTCCTGTCAGTTCGGTTCGATAAAAGATGCCGCTGGCCATGTGTTCCCATGCATGCATCCATCACACaaaagaggaggtggataCCTTTTTCTTCAAGATTTCATACCTACTCTATCTCTTTCACCTTCTAGCTGTCATGATAGTAATTTGACGTATCCTCGCTTGATGTTTGGCTTCTGTTTGTGTTCGTCAGCTCGGGCCTTTTAGTTGCATCGTTTGCTCTGAAGACCGAATCGTTATGCGGCTGGCCGCCGAGCTTTCCTGTGTTCTGTTCCATTGCTTGTTGCCCCCCTCTCCTCTTGTAAGACAGGACATTCTCGTTGCGTAGACAGAGCAATGGTTACTGTTCAAATTCCAATATGAGGCTCGCCAGCCCTTAGTCCTCCTTTTCTGAGTGTCTTCATCCCCTAAGGCTCAGCATATCCATAGCCACTCAAAGGCTTCTGTCACACTATCGGTTGTGTTAGCCGTTCGTTTGGCATTTCCAATTTTCTCAGATACGCTTCTTTACTACCATCTTGTCAATCAAAAGGTCCCAGTCATTTGAGCTGATTGTACAGCTGGATTTGTCCTCTGTCGGGCCAAACTGAAGTAACTGGTTGGAAACAGCTACCAAAATGGCTACCTATCCGCGCCAAGCCTCGTGGATTCATGATATCGCAACATCCTCGCTCGAGGTGGGCAAAGATGTACGTCCGCTTTGCTGAATGTATTAGAAGACTCTGATGATTATTGAATAGAACTCCATGCCACGAAGGCATCCCATATCTCATTTGTGTATTCTCCATCACCTGCTAATGAAGGTATGACTAGGGCCTCGACGATGCTATTGCCTGTGGTAAGTTCTATTGACTTGATACTGACGCTGGCTCTTGATTTCTCTCCTGATTCTCTTACATGACAAAGACTCACAAAACTGCATGAGACAGGCAGGCCTTCCGGATCCCAGCCTAGCGCAGGCATTCGTAACCATGCCTATCATGAGGAGATCGCGCAGAGTCATATAAACATAGGACAAGAGGGCCACGGCCGTCCATatgaggacgatgacggTACGATGAGCGAAGGATATCTACATGCGAATGGAAAGTTTGAGGAGTCTGTGGGAGACCAAGACCGCCCTCGCTCGCCGATCAGAggtgaagaaaaggaaatcgaAAACCAAAAGTGAGTACATGCACTCAAACCCAGTAACATATTCGATGGGCTCAAGACGATCTTCGTTTGTCGTGGTACGTGATGAATGACTGACAGAGCCCTGGTAAGTAACTCCTGCTGCAAtggtaacaacaacaacaacaacaacgaaacCCCAGCGTCAAATCACGCCTCTGCTGGGAACTCTCCTCCAAGGGAAAATGGAGGGGACGCCTCCTCCTACAGCGGCGTCACGCCGAACCAGAGCTTCTCGAAAGCCCAtcgcaacaacagcaacagcgccGAACTGATGCTTCAGGGAGTCTCTTCCAGAAGCCCCACGCCCTCACAATCACCGCAGAGTCCTGAAAGACTTGGTTATAATGTGAGTGGGTATTTCCAGTCTTGTGAGGAGTGTTTTATTGCTGGGATGTGCTGCATCCAtcggacggcggcggcggcggcggcggcgaaagCGATAGTTATGCCtgacggtagaggtagtctcaTCCATGATGGTGGCCATGGCAATGGCAGAGCTGCGCGTGAGCGGCATGAGTGGCTTGTTGAGCGGATGAAGGAGAGTTTGGCGAAGATTGATAGCGCTACTCACGGTGGTAGTGTGGTTTCGCGGAGGGGTGCTTGATTGGAAGTTGGTGATAATACGTGAAATGGGCGGGCCTAAGGCCAGGAGACTTTAACCAGTTGTAGCATTTTCGTCGCGTTCTCGTTCCAGCTTGTGGAGGGAGGCCCAGTGCTTTCCTTATGCCTACCATTGTTAATATCGATGTTATTGGAATACTTTTATTTGGGACTGTGTCATGGACATTACTCTCTCTTCTATCCAAGACAACGCCTTTCCGATCCCAGGATGTCGCTCCCTCCActcaacccccccccccccccccccccccgttACTCCTCAGGCACATCCCCAAACCGATACTGCGCCCAAGCAAAGCTCCCCTCATGCAGTGTCCACGTTTGCACACCCTTATCCTTCCCCGCCGCGCCCGCCGCCACATAGATGGGCATCAAGTGATCCATCCACGGGTGCGCCTGTCTGGCGTCCCCCCTTTTAACCACCTCCCTCATCCGATCCAGCCTGCCCTCCGCATCGccctccaccgcctccttCAGCGCATCATCGAAGCTGACCGCGTAGGGAAGCGGCCTGGGATCGCCCCAAGTAAACTGCATGTCCCGCAGGTTGTGCACCGTCATGCCGGTACAAATAATCACCACGCCCTCATCGCGGAGCTCCTCGACCGCCTGGCCCAGACGATAGTGCGCGTCCGGATCTTCCGACTTGAACAGCGAGACTTGCACCAAGGGAACGGTGATGGCCTGGTCGGTGTTGGGTGGAAAAGCGACGTTGAAGCCCGAGAAGACGCCGTGGTCGAGCCCGCGCTTGAGACCCTTGGACTGGATGTCTGCCTTGGTAAGGAGCTGCTGGATCTTGGCGGCTAGTTGGGGGGATCCGGTAGCAGGGAAAGTCGCCTTGTAGAAGTGGTCGGGAAAACCGTAGAAATCGTAGATGAGGTCTGTCGGGCCATCGCCGTTGTTGAGGTGGATCTCGGAGGGGGTGGCTTGCCAGTGCGCGGAGAAAACGACGACGGCCTTGGGCTTGACTTTTTGGATGATTTCCTTGCCGATGGCTTGGAGGACGGGGTAGACGGGGTGTTTGGTGTTGTATTGGACGTCGGGCTGAGAGAGGGTGTTAGTTGATGGTTTTGCATTGAAGTGTCGGGAGTGACTGAGAAATGAGTGAGTGAAACTTACTCCTCCGTGAGAGAAAAAGTACACAGGGGGTCTGCCCATTTTGGAAGAGGTCAAGTTCGCTGTGGCGGCGGCCTGGAGCGGCGAGGTGGAAgtagaggtggtggtggtgatgggggcGTTGTTCAAAGCTGTGGTGAACTTGTTGAATGTTTCGCTTCGGACCCGGGAGAATAGGCCGCGAGCggttgaagaggaagccAGGAGGATCGCCAGGGCGGCAACAAGAACAGGAACGATCATAAGAGGTCGGCTACGGGGCCGCGGATTAGGCATTTgttttggaggaggagtgaaATGAGGCTCAACAGACAGCTGAAAACAAGGGTGTGAACACCTTGATGACCGCCACAACAGAAGCGAGTCTGTCCTATAAAAAGGGATAAGAACTTATTCGATTTGAAAGCATGTCTAAGCAATCCCCagtctccatcatcatcgcggTCCATTCATGATGGGCTCCGGCTCCACTCGAGCGGTTGACACAACGGAGCCCATGACATGATGTGACCTCGTTGGCTTCCGTGAAACAGACGCCGAGAAGGTGGTGAAAGATTGCTGAAGAATGCTCTCGTCAGCAGGTTGGTCAGGCAAATGCACAGGCCCCTGCTTCCGCCGCTGCAACCCCCGCTTCAACGCCGACAAGTCCGACGACTTTGGTGGTTTACACTACACACCCGGACTAGACATACATAGTGGTGTCCCCACCATGCTTGGGGTCCATTCCATGGGCTACCAGGTTTCCTCTAGGGTTATACGTGGGAACCAGACTTTTCTCCGGCTTACCCCACCATCCGTATTTTGCGGGAGGCCCCGCTTCGCCGGGTTTCCACCATCCCCGCCACTAACGGCTCCGAGATCCGTTCCTCGAAGCTCCCCCGCTCCAACAGCAAAGACCCCGGTTAAGCATCGGCCCCACGTGTGAACTTCGGACGGCGCTAGTCAACCACAACGCCATCGCTGCTCCGGGAAACAGCTTCTTGTTGGACTGACTTTCAACACATACAATCATCACACACAAAAATGGCCTCCCTTGCCCGccgtcctcctctcctcgtcCCAGCTGTGGCCCGGCACACGGCcaccgtcatcttcatccacgGCCTTGGCGACACTGGCCATGGCTGGGCTTCGGCCGTTGAGCAATGGCGTCGCCGCCAACGCCTTGATGAGGTCAAGTTCATCTTGCCCCATGCGCCTTCGATTCCCATCACTGCCAACTGGGGCATGAAG includes the following:
- the gh76-1 gene encoding glycosyl hydrolase family 76 protein, producing the protein MRAHGTEASLLCARLIAALLMTADVIAGYDLDLSSIDSLKHAARFMAEDMMSFYSGNQPGGIPGLLPQPYYWWEAGALMGSLIDYWYYTGDTQWNDLIQQGLLFQAGPNSDYMPPNQTMTEGNDDQGFWGMTAMSAAESKFQDPPSDKPQWLALAQAVFNTQAARWDTQKCGGGLRWQIFAWNQGYDYKNSISQACFFNIAARLARYTGNQSYADWADKTWDWMISSKFMDTQTYYIYDGAHTSNCSEITPYQWTYNSGAFLLGAAAMYNYTTGNTKEVWRSRVDGLINGLGVFFTGPQRNIMTEVACEPVNLCDLDQQSFKAYLSRAMAATTKWAPWTYHRIKPLLKSTAIAATSTCIGGSNGRMCGLKWTEHGKWDGTTGVGQQMAAMELVLANMIEQVAAPVTNHTGGTSAGNPGAGGGDVGKTNPFSIAVPYSPLSTADRVGAWIITAVIILGLVCGCVMQVLDEKSNLKTWQRLSTLHPDVFYACGKHWRPGHGKTDRDGHGIEVEGHYDCNRPRFDIDDTCAFQGECYDGDCGHIADSKEKDTVIEIHKEYADHRHSWHGVPPPPPPSQSSARYSSTLCAGSKSGSSGSGFGGKRMPPANKSIISNRLNHLNHRHSVLQKLQTQQHQHQQQLLHENSSHMHVQVPHTPLRHDDHHNRCFHSNSDKSPHSAWRSRHNHPSTQPSYYWDLDNTNGIDPARRVSQLSGISALPGGVSGLVPDSATGSTPNPKRQPDHSRSDETTGNSVPAEFRARDSHDHRREEQGEGVIVSNGIINGNAALGDRIKNWRLADKERREARNNRGGGNQFAWDSSESLYWGS
- a CDS encoding aromatic ring-opening dioxygenase LigB subunit — encoded protein: MPNPRPRSRPLMIVPVLVAALAILLASSSTARGLFSRVRSETFNKFTTALNNAPITTTTSTSTSPLQAAATANLTSSKMGRPPVYFFSHGGPDVQYNTKHPVYPVLQAIGKEIIQKVKPKAVVVFSAHWQATPSEIHLNNGDGPTDLIYDFYGFPDHFYKATFPATGSPQLAAKIQQLLTKADIQSKGLKRGLDHGVFSGFNVAFPPNTDQAITVPLVQVSLFKSEDPDAHYRLGQAVEELRDEGVVIICTGMTVHNLRDMQFTWGDPRPLPYAVSFDDALKEAVEGDAEGRLDRMREVVKRGDARQAHPWMDHLMPIYVAAGAAGKDKGVQTWTLHEGSFAWAQYRFGDVPEE